In Rhodamnia argentea isolate NSW1041297 chromosome 5, ASM2092103v1, whole genome shotgun sequence, the DNA window AACTCGTCGGATCCTTTTGTCGGCAGCAATGGCCCATCCGAGACTTCCAACTCAGGATCAACCAACGGGGACAGAAACCCGATCATAAGATTCAGTATATAGATTCCCAGACCATAAGAGACAATATAAAACCCCTGAAGATACAAGACCCTCATGACGTAGATGGCCAACAAGACAAGGGTACCGATCCATCGGTAGGTGGCGTGAGGAGTGGATTTATCCAGATAATGCTGGTAAAGCCTCCAAACATCGTGCCTCCATTGATCTATCGGCGCCGCCGCTGAGGCAGCATCACTTCCAACTCCCTCCATCGAATCCAATCCAAAACCTGCGGcacaaaaatcaatcaatcagcaCACGGGAAGCTACATTTGGGTTTCCAAGAAATTGCAGCTTCACACACTGGAGATAGCAGTTCGCTCCATCTAAGTCATAATCGGCGAAACCATGGCAAATGTGCAGTTTCAACGACATAAATCAACCCATTCAGAAATCCTCCcccaagaaacaaaaaaaaaaaattgccgaaTTAGGGCATTGCCCCGAACATTCGGACTCAGGAAACGAACAAGGAATCGATTGATTCGAGGAGGCGAACCAGAAAACGAAACATTCCCGAAAGATCTAAAGCAAACTAGCCATGAATCGCTAAAGAAGATCGCCAAATTTCGAGGAGAATGAGGAAGTTGAGATCGGAACAAGCGCAGATCAACGAGGAGAaaacatgaacaaaaaaaaaacagaaaaggaaaacaaaattggGGAAAGAGATTCGGATAAAAGAAGCTGACCTGGAGTGAGACTGTCGTTGAAGGGAGATTGAAGGATTCGGAGGAGGAAGACGAGGGCGAGATGAGCCTGAACCCAGCAGATCTGCAAGCAGAcggagtaagagagagagagagagagattttcacGCCTTTTTCAtatgacttcttcttctttttctattttattttatgacgTGTCCTGTCGTCTTCGtcttctacttttcttttctattttcttttttgtcttgttGACATTTTGGTAGCTTATAACAGCGCATATTCCCTCGTGGgcggaaaatataaaaatacgcATATTATCTAtggccacttttttttttttttttcaaaaggaaaattttcacttcAGGAGGTACATACCTTCAAGATAAAGGTGCAAATCCCATATAAAAAgtaaatttgaaagataaatcaacttgacACGCTCATTTCATAAAGATACTATAGCATCAAAGCACAATCGGTGGGCGATCACCAAATCTCGCATTGCGATTTTCCCTCTCCAATAGCTATGATTTCGTCAAAAAGCGGCGCTTAAATTTGGCATCTCCATCACCAGCACCGTATATAGATAACAACACCAATAGATTGAAAGAGCACATAAAACGCCATGTAAATCTAAGATTTATTActaaaatgaaatagaaaaataccaaaatctAGATCTAGCTCTACATTGGAAGATACGACCTTCAAAATAGATATcagttgatcacaaaatcactttcagaTAAGTCGGCTGTTAAAGGCAATAGCAAAGGAACCTCGGAGACTTGCGGAGCGCTCTATATGGAATCGGGATAAAGATCATAATAGAATAATATAAGACAAGATCGGGTCGGATATGATAAGGTTATAGACATGATAAGAATATCTCATGGAGGAGTGAGGTAAAGATGGATATAAAATGAAGTATGAGAACTCATATTtttgaatcaacaaatttaGACTTGAAAAATGATATTTCTAATTCTTGAAAAATTGGGGGCAATgtggtttaaaaaaaatgtaaaactttaaataagagtttaaagtgcccttattttttcaaataaggacccgagGTGAACTTTATTTTGAATAAGAGCCTGAAGCatcatcattatttcaaaaaatggcaaagATATTTTCGTCGTTTactattttgcaattttttttccttttttctgattttcttttatttttatttttcccctccccttccCTTAGCCGTCGCCGTCCCTTGCCCTCTCTAATAAGCAAACCAGAGATCGTCTTCTTCAATGCTGTCGCCAATGTTAACCTATagcacttcttcttcctcttcttctcggTCTGTAAAGCCGAGGAtgagctcactccctctctgaGCATCTCAGCGCGATGGTTCGGCCAACAAGATCAGCACGATCCCATAAGCTTTTCTAGCGGTTGAGCGCAATCTTTTGGCTACCACAGCCCAGAACATCAAGTTGGCAGCGACCCCTCACTGTTACATGCCGAAACTTCAAGTTGGTCGGCTGGCTGCCGTAATTTTGTCGACTGCAAGGTCGTTAAAGTAGCTCCCGTGCACGATCTTGTAGCAGCTGGTCAGATGGTCCACCCCGATTCCAATACTACGCAGGTGCGATCACATGGCACTGGACAGCAGGCGCGACTGGTTGGCGCTCGTCAGCGGGACGATTTCTCAGGTCAGAGGGTTGAAAAGATAGGTCATGCCGAGGTCGTCGAAGCAGAGCAACCTTTGACACAAAGCTCGGGCCTTGGAGAGCCCCAACTTCACGGCAAATTGTTCTTGCGGAGCTTCATGGCGACAGAGGCAACCCGGCTGTACGGGATGTCGCCCCACTGGCCCGCATTCATGTACACCTCCGGCAGCTCCAGGACACTCCGGAGTTGGACAAGGGCGTCCTTCCAGAGCCGGTTCCGGACCCTGTAAGCATAGTGTGCCTCCTTGAGGCCCTCGTACTCGGGGAACCGGTCCCGCGGGAAGACCCGCTTCGCAATGCACTCATAGAGCAGCGACATGAGGTCAAAGAACGAGTCGAGCGACGGGCACCACTTGACCGTGAGGCTGATCTTGTTGATCTCCTGGGATTTCGGGAACTCCGCGCGAAGCCCCTTGCTTATTAGGGCAAGGGACGGTGATGGCTAAGGGagaggaggggaaaaagaaaaataaaaggaaaaaaaaaggaaaaaaaattcaaaataataaaagatgaaaattgccAATTGcctagacccttttttgaaataataaccgcactttaggcccttatttgaagcaaaatccactttgagcccttatttaagaaaataaatgcactttaggcccttattcgaaattttcccaaaaaatttatcctctccactctctctcctctgaaTCTCTGATACATGTTGAAGTTTCGTGGCTCCTCTGTAGATTTTTTGTTCACATCAAAACCCCACGAAGACAGCAAGATAGTAAAAGCTCCCTCTTCTCTGTCCTTGTCTAATTCACGTCAAAAGTCTACGAAATAGCAAAAGAGTCGAAGTTCCTTCTTCTCCATAATTCCGTGGTTCACGTTGAAGTTTCACGAAAGTAGcaagagaataaaaaaactaTACTTTTCATAATCACGAAAGTGAATGATCATGTTTTCTCTATGTTTTCCCACTTTTGGCATTTGTTGGCCAATTTACCTCGTCGATATTGTTGGAGCTCATTTACTTTTCTTATCATAGTCGAATCTATGACTCTAGAATGGTGCAATGAGTTGTTTTGCTGTTTAAGGCTGAGATCGTATAATAATCATGGATTGATCGACGGAGGTTATATCCGTATGTGCATTTGTAGTTTCTTCAGCAATGAATCTTAAGAGATTGTTTTATTTATGTTCATGCATTTGCAAGTTCATTTACATAGATGCGTTGTTCGTATTAACCATGGATGGGATATGATATAAAACGCTAactttatttttgtgatttaccAAACAATGAATATGATATCGCAACATCTCTGAATTTCATACCATATCCTTTTAGTCCTATTCTGACAAAAAATTCAGACGACCAAACGCAATCTAGAGGATTTTGTCAAACATTCGTTGAAGGAAAAGTTGGAACTTTCAATACACCGTCTCTCATGTTATATAATTAATGCAATGAAAATTACAAGAAATTTTTGCTAAGTATGCTTCACAAGTATCCCGACACACCACGTTATCAATACCCTCGTGCAAGTCATTAATGCCTGTGTATATACTTCATCATCCACTAGCGTTCGATGTGAATATCTATTTCCCTTATTAAATTAAGTTAGCCTTTGGCCAAAGAattccaaagaagaaagaaaaatcttgaGTGGGTCTAGATGGTGAAGAATTATGGTTGCGTGCGAAAAATAAAGGCATGAATGCATTAGGGCAGACGATTCGAAAGAGATG includes these proteins:
- the LOC115737155 gene encoding protein RER1A-like, coding for MEGVGSDAASAAAPIDQWRHDVWRLYQHYLDKSTPHATYRWIGTLVLLAIYVMRVLYLQGFYIVSYGLGIYILNLMIGFLSPLVDPELEVSDGPLLPTKGSDEFKPFIRRLPEFKFWHSITSAFLIAFLMTFFSMFDVPVFWPILLFYWLVLFIMTMRRQIAHMIKYKYIPFNVGKQKYGGKKSSASTSGSRGD